The Myxococcus virescens genome segment CGCCGAGGTGGAGGTGGTGCAGGTGCGTGAGCACATCGCCAAGCGCGACCTGCAGGCCCTGGGGGAGCTGTGTGAGCGCAACGCGTGGAGGATGCACGCGACGTCGTTCGCCGCGAATCCGCCGCTGAGCTACATGAGCCCCGGCACGTTGGCGCTCATCCAGCACCTGAAGGAGCAGCGCAAGAAGGGCATCCCGGTGTGGTTCACGCTGGACGCGGGACCGAACCCGGTGCTGCTGACGGACGCCGCGCACGAGGTGGCCGCGGAGGCGCTGGCCCGCGCGTGCGGCGCGGTGGACGTGATTCGCTGCGTGCCCGGTGGTGACGCGGAGCTGAAGACGGAGCACCTCTTCTGATGGAGCGCGCCCTCTCCGCGCCGGGGAAGCTGTTCCTCTCCGGCGAGTACGCCGTGCTGTGGGGCGGCGTGGCGCGCCTGGCCGCGGTGGCACCGCGCACCGCCGCGTATGTCCGCCGCCGCGCGGATGCCCGGGTGCACGTGTGCCTGGAAGAGGGGACGCTGGCGGGAAGTACGACGCCGCTGGGCGTACGCTGGGCGCGGGAAGTGCCGGCGGGGTTCGCCTTCGTGGCGCGGGCGCTCGACGAGGCCCTGCGCGCACATGGACGCGCGAGCCAGGGGTTCGATCTGGCGGTGGCCCCGTCCGCGGTGGGCCCGAACGGGCAGAAGCTGGGCATGGGCGGCAGTGCGTGCGCGACGGTGCTGGCGGCGGAAGGCGTGCGCTATGTGCTGGAGGAGCGCTACGACGCGCTGAAGCTGGCGCTCCTGGCGCACACGCTGGGGCAGGGCGGGAAGGGCAGCGGCGGCGACGTAGCGACGAGCTTCGCCGGTGGCGTGCTTCGCTACCGGCGTTACGACGTGGCGCCCTTGATTGAGGCAAGCAACACCGGACGGCTGCGCGCGGCGCTGGCGGAGTCTCCGTCGGTGGACGTGTGGCGCCTGCCTTCGCCCCGGGTGTCCATGGCGTATGCCTTCACGGGCGAGAGCGCTTCGACACGGGTGCTGATTGGCCAGGTGGAGGCACGGCTGGAGGAGGCGGGCCGCCGGAGCTTCGTGGAGCGCTCGGACACGCTGGGCCATGCGATTGAGGACGGGCTGAGCGGCGGTGACTTCCGGGCCTTTTCAGAGGCCGTGAAGGCGCAGCACGCGCTTCTGTTGGAGCTGGG includes the following:
- a CDS encoding mevalonate kinase family protein; protein product: MERALSAPGKLFLSGEYAVLWGGVARLAAVAPRTAAYVRRRADARVHVCLEEGTLAGSTTPLGVRWAREVPAGFAFVARALDEALRAHGRASQGFDLAVAPSAVGPNGQKLGMGGSACATVLAAEGVRYVLEERYDALKLALLAHTLGQGGKGSGGDVATSFAGGVLRYRRYDVAPLIEASNTGRLRAALAESPSVDVWRLPSPRVSMAYAFTGESASTRVLIGQVEARLEEAGRRSFVERSDTLGHAIEDGLSGGDFRAFSEAVKAQHALLLELGPLETEGMRRVLALAATYGAAGKLSGAGGGDGCILFAPDAQVRAEMCKGLEARGFHTLLLDAEPGVRGEAQAEARLRIWVDALS